In one window of Armatimonadota bacterium DNA:
- a CDS encoding Gfo/Idh/MocA family oxidoreductase codes for LKRMRDEGEFGEVYYVGTEYQHDYSKVGGPWRFDPRVGRHVYLGGGCHAVDLMRYFLGEVTEVMAMGNHFSVPEMPHDDCVMAVYRTAAGHIGKVFVAGGAKRPYATTLAIYGTRGSALASNVSPEAQVWLTRFEQMGDRWMTIPAGIESHPIRAQMQHFLGCVRDDLQPLVDGEEGMHTVAAALAAVESTDSGQLVPIP; via the coding sequence CTCAAGCGCATGCGCGACGAGGGCGAGTTCGGCGAGGTGTACTACGTCGGCACGGAGTACCAGCACGACTACTCCAAAGTCGGCGGGCCGTGGCGCTTCGACCCGCGCGTGGGCCGGCACGTCTATCTCGGCGGCGGCTGCCACGCGGTGGATCTGATGCGCTACTTCCTCGGCGAAGTCACGGAAGTGATGGCGATGGGCAACCACTTCTCGGTGCCCGAGATGCCGCACGACGACTGCGTCATGGCGGTGTACCGCACTGCCGCAGGCCACATCGGCAAGGTCTTCGTCGCCGGCGGCGCCAAGCGGCCGTACGCGACGACGCTTGCGATTTACGGCACGCGCGGCAGCGCCCTGGCGAGCAACGTCAGCCCCGAGGCGCAGGTGTGGCTGACGCGCTTCGAGCAGATGGGCGACCGCTGGATGACCATCCCCGCCGGCATCGAGAGCCACCCGATCCGCGCCCAGATGCAGCACTTCCTGGGCTGCGTGCGCGACGACTTGCAGCCGCTCGTTGACGGCGAGGAGGGCATGCACACCGTCGCCGCCGCCCTCGCCGCCGTGGAATCAACCGACAGCGGCCAGCTGGTGCCGATTCCATAG
- a CDS encoding GNAT family N-acetyltransferase — MTEHRIGDITIRPFDAERDSKRVRVIVGEIWGGGDDALMEKQFGIIGGRPWSEWMAQAVLGYLAADGTRSFVAERDGDMIGFCSYVIDDARKRGTVGYNGVARDHQGRGIGSAMLDFVMSRIRAEGMEYAAVIVADNEEHAPARRNYEKHGFRRLTGLHYMVQKL; from the coding sequence GTGACCGAACATCGCATCGGCGACATCACGATCAGACCGTTTGACGCGGAGCGCGATTCCAAACGGGTGCGGGTGATCGTCGGCGAGATATGGGGCGGCGGGGACGACGCCCTCATGGAGAAGCAGTTCGGCATCATCGGCGGACGGCCGTGGAGCGAATGGATGGCGCAGGCCGTGCTCGGGTATCTCGCGGCTGACGGGACGAGAAGCTTCGTCGCCGAGCGCGATGGAGACATGATCGGCTTCTGCTCCTATGTGATTGATGATGCCCGCAAACGCGGCACGGTTGGCTACAACGGCGTGGCGCGCGACCATCAAGGACGCGGAATCGGCTCGGCAATGCTGGACTTCGTGATGTCCCGCATCAGGGCGGAGGGAATGGAGTATGCCGCTGTGATCGTAGCGGACAACGAGGAGCACGCGCCGGCACGGCGCAATTACGAGAAGCATGGCTTCCGCAGGCTGACAGGCTTGCACTACATGGTGCAGAAGCTCTAG
- a CDS encoding amidohydrolase family protein, which yields MIDIHAHAYRNHPPLLVQFCTAEQLIQRYDDAGIEKGAVLPIVSPEVYLPQANEDILEMVEQYPDRLIPFCNIDPRALTNSADAPLDRLLRYYRDKGCKGVGEVMLNVPMMDPMVQNLFKHAQEVGLPVTFDGSDRVGGDFGLYDDPGLPQLEHTLQRFPDLIMLAHGPLFWAEIGRLETPAQRKTVFRPDGAQVGWQPPSGPITEEGVAPKLLRRYPNLYGELSDAANALGRDPEYGPKFLTEFQDRLLFGTDICFFDMPFRTMDILLEWRDSQKISEDVFRKVARENAVSLLGLE from the coding sequence TTGATTGACATTCACGCGCACGCCTATCGCAATCACCCGCCGCTGCTGGTTCAGTTCTGCACTGCGGAGCAGTTGATTCAGCGGTATGACGACGCCGGGATCGAAAAGGGAGCGGTGCTCCCCATCGTCAGTCCCGAGGTCTATCTCCCCCAGGCCAACGAAGACATCCTCGAGATGGTGGAGCAGTACCCCGACCGGCTCATTCCGTTCTGCAACATAGATCCGCGCGCACTGACCAACTCGGCCGACGCGCCGCTCGACCGCCTGCTCCGGTACTACCGCGACAAGGGATGCAAAGGCGTCGGCGAGGTGATGCTGAACGTGCCGATGATGGACCCCATGGTGCAGAACCTGTTCAAGCACGCGCAGGAGGTCGGCCTTCCGGTGACGTTCGACGGCTCGGATCGGGTCGGCGGCGACTTCGGGCTATACGACGACCCCGGGCTGCCGCAACTGGAGCACACCCTGCAGAGGTTCCCGGATCTGATCATGCTCGCCCACGGCCCGTTGTTTTGGGCTGAGATCGGCCGGTTGGAGACGCCGGCGCAGAGGAAGACGGTGTTCCGCCCCGATGGCGCGCAGGTCGGGTGGCAGCCGCCGAGCGGGCCGATCACAGAAGAAGGCGTGGCGCCCAAGCTCTTGCGCAGGTATCCCAATCTCTACGGCGAGCTGTCCGATGCCGCGAATGCCTTGGGCCGCGACCCGGAATACGGGCCGAAGTTCCTGACGGAGTTCCAGGATCGCCTCCTCTTCGGCACGGACATCTGCTTCTTCGATATGCCGTTCCGGACGATGGATATTCTCCTGGAATGGCGCGACTCGCAGAAGATCAGCGAGGATGTCTTCCGCAAGGTCGCGAGAGAGAACGCGGTAAGTCTGCTCGGTTTGGAGTGA
- a CDS encoding amidohydrolase — MILPGTLIRARCAITMNDRAEILEPGFIVVEGQDITSVSAEEPHGEWDHVLGDADVAAVPGLVNAHTHVAMTLMRGYADDMELMPWLEQKIWPREVKLNRDDIYWGSLLGMVEMLRAGVTTFNDMYGHFDATAQAAQESGIRASLSAVLLGFMDRAEGDLAAAAEFAREWKDAAEGRITVMLGPHAPYTCPDSIMRCAIETAHDLRLGVHIHLSETAKEVEDSVNNVGATPIAHMERIGLFEIHPVLAAHCVHVNDDDIAILARRRVGVSHNPGSNMKLASGIAPLPKMLDAGVIVGLGTDGAASNNNLDILEEARLTALLHKLACEDPTCIPAYQALEFATRGGARALGLDDRIGVLAPGMKADIVLIGLDAPHLTPLHNVVSHLVYSARACDVQAVLVNGEVVVNDGKVTTVDESEVMAQAADRVGGWT; from the coding sequence ATGATATTGCCCGGTACCCTCATCCGAGCGCGCTGCGCCATCACCATGAACGACCGGGCCGAGATCCTCGAGCCCGGTTTCATCGTCGTCGAGGGGCAGGACATCACCTCCGTGTCCGCGGAGGAGCCTCACGGCGAATGGGATCACGTCCTGGGTGACGCGGATGTCGCGGCTGTGCCGGGGTTGGTGAACGCGCACACCCACGTCGCGATGACCCTGATGCGCGGCTACGCCGACGACATGGAGCTGATGCCTTGGCTCGAGCAGAAGATCTGGCCGCGGGAGGTCAAGCTCAACCGCGACGATATCTACTGGGGATCGTTGCTCGGCATGGTCGAGATGCTCCGCGCGGGCGTCACGACCTTCAATGATATGTACGGGCACTTCGACGCCACCGCCCAGGCCGCACAGGAATCAGGGATCCGCGCCAGCCTCTCGGCGGTGCTCCTCGGCTTCATGGATCGCGCGGAGGGCGACCTCGCGGCCGCCGCCGAGTTCGCGCGGGAATGGAAGGACGCCGCCGAGGGGCGCATCACCGTCATGCTCGGTCCCCACGCTCCTTATACCTGCCCCGACAGCATCATGCGCTGCGCCATCGAGACCGCCCACGACCTCCGCCTCGGCGTCCACATCCACCTCTCCGAGACCGCCAAGGAGGTCGAGGACAGCGTCAACAACGTCGGCGCCACGCCCATCGCTCATATGGAGAGGATCGGCCTGTTCGAGATCCACCCCGTGCTCGCCGCCCACTGCGTCCATGTCAACGACGACGACATCGCCATCCTCGCGCGGCGCCGCGTCGGCGTCAGCCATAACCCGGGGAGCAATATGAAGCTCGCCTCCGGAATTGCGCCGCTGCCGAAGATGCTCGACGCCGGCGTCATCGTCGGCCTCGGCACCGACGGCGCCGCGAGCAACAATAACCTCGACATCCTCGAGGAGGCGCGGCTCACGGCCCTGCTGCACAAGCTGGCGTGCGAAGATCCCACGTGCATCCCCGCCTACCAGGCGCTCGAATTCGCCACGCGCGGCGGCGCCCGTGCGTTGGGCCTCGATGACCGCATCGGCGTCCTCGCGCCGGGCATGAAGGCGGACATCGTCCTCATCGGGTTGGACGCGCCGCATCTCACGCCGCTGCACAACGTCGTCTCGCACCTCGTGTACAGCGCGCGTGCGTGCGACGTGCAAGCCGTTCTCGTCAACGGCGAAGTGGTCGTCAACGACGGCAAGGTCACGACGGTGGATGAGTCCGAGGTCATGGCCCAAGCCGCCGACCGCGTCGGGGGATGGACCTAG
- a CDS encoding DUF2007 domain-containing protein: protein MPYCPKCRYEYQPSVSVCPECNEPLVPALPPEREPINEPLVVVYEAPEEIIGVMARTVLEEAGISVVVQSGLVPWYDGVRFTARGYHSRLLVFESRADEARRLIAQYLAEMKSGAAEKAVEEEADRETD, encoded by the coding sequence ATGCCCTACTGTCCCAAGTGCAGATATGAGTATCAGCCCTCGGTGAGCGTGTGCCCGGAGTGCAATGAGCCACTCGTGCCGGCGCTCCCGCCCGAACGAGAACCGATCAACGAGCCGCTCGTCGTCGTGTACGAGGCACCGGAGGAGATCATCGGCGTCATGGCGCGCACCGTGCTCGAGGAAGCCGGCATATCGGTTGTTGTCCAGTCCGGGCTCGTGCCGTGGTACGACGGCGTCCGCTTCACCGCGCGCGGCTATCACAGCCGGCTGCTCGTGTTCGAGTCGCGCGCCGACGAGGCGCGCAGACTGATTGCGCAATACCTTGCCGAAATGAAGTCAGGCGCCGCCGAAAAGGCAGTGGAGGAAGAAGCCGACCGTGAGACGGATTGA
- a CDS encoding PaaI family thioesterase — protein MSDVRLQINNRCFGCGSDNPIGLKMRIEREGDEWVSRMTVPENFEGWSNMAHGGFLCTVMDEVMAWAMRGADYRSVTARLNARFNKPVPVGSRITARGRLVTRRGKLVKTRAQVELADGTIAAEAEGSFIIIAEGAAA, from the coding sequence ATGTCTGATGTACGATTGCAGATCAACAACCGCTGCTTCGGCTGCGGCAGCGACAACCCGATCGGCCTCAAGATGCGCATCGAGCGCGAGGGCGATGAATGGGTGTCCCGGATGACGGTGCCGGAGAACTTCGAGGGCTGGTCCAACATGGCCCACGGCGGGTTCCTGTGCACGGTGATGGATGAAGTCATGGCCTGGGCCATGCGCGGTGCCGACTATCGCAGCGTCACCGCGCGGTTGAACGCGCGCTTCAATAAGCCGGTGCCCGTCGGCAGCCGGATCACCGCGCGCGGCAGGCTCGTGACGCGCCGCGGCAAGCTGGTTAAGACGCGTGCGCAGGTCGAGCTCGCGGACGGCACGATCGCCGCCGAGGCCGAGGGTTCGTTCATCATCATCGCTGAGGGCGCCGCCGCCTGA
- a CDS encoding PIG-L family deacetylase, protein MNVLAVGAHPDDIEILCGGTLAKCVARGDSVTMVCAANGDCGSAVHGRDEIAAIRRTEAENAAAVIGADYYCLDYPDLEIPLDMEARTKLVEIVRCSRPDFILTHAPNDYMLDHRNAGQLAEVASFDATIPNLETESPVYDRIVPVYYMDTVAGIGFIPTEYVDISDHFETKARMLACHESQVAWLKHHDGVHVDDMMEITARFRGVQAGVQFAEGFRPVQMWGRLVAQRLLP, encoded by the coding sequence ATGAACGTGCTCGCGGTCGGGGCACACCCCGACGACATCGAAATCCTGTGCGGCGGCACGCTCGCCAAGTGCGTTGCGCGCGGCGACTCCGTCACCATGGTCTGCGCCGCCAATGGCGACTGCGGGTCCGCGGTTCACGGCCGCGACGAGATCGCCGCGATTCGGCGCACCGAAGCGGAGAACGCGGCAGCGGTCATCGGCGCGGATTATTACTGCCTCGACTATCCCGACCTGGAGATACCCCTCGACATGGAGGCGCGCACCAAGCTCGTCGAGATCGTCCGCTGCTCCCGCCCCGATTTCATCCTGACCCACGCGCCGAATGACTACATGCTCGACCACCGCAACGCCGGCCAGCTCGCCGAGGTCGCCAGCTTCGACGCCACCATCCCCAACCTCGAAACGGAATCGCCGGTGTACGATCGGATCGTACCGGTTTACTACATGGACACCGTCGCGGGCATCGGCTTCATCCCCACGGAGTACGTTGACATCTCGGATCACTTCGAGACCAAGGCGCGCATGCTCGCGTGCCACGAGAGCCAGGTCGCGTGGCTCAAGCATCACGACGGCGTGCATGTGGACGACATGATGGAGATCACCGCGCGCTTCCGCGGCGTGCAGGCGGGGGTGCAGTTCGCGGAAGGTTTTCGCCCGGTGCAGATGTGGGGCCGCCTCGTCGCACAGCGGCTCTTGCCATAA
- a CDS encoding aminopeptidase P family protein produces MTRTDSPSGPAARLARFRAAVNELGAAAAVVSAPHHIAYLTGYLPGRSPAFLLVRGADAPLLVAGASGAGAVRDIETALYEDYSIHRVIDRRRDAAQALTEAAARCGLAAQGLIAVEVHDLPAFAETALGGRECVDLTSVLRAMRARKDADEQERIRRSVAVTKAGHAAARAAAVAGAKEIEVYAAIQRACVLQAGEPIAFDGDFVSGERAVGIGGPPTDRAMRDGDLFICDLFPTVAGYWADTTRTFAVGAPSPAQRELYDIVRGALERGRAAIRPGLRACDLYQEVRAAIAEAGHAERFPHHAGHGIGLEPHESPWIIPGDDTELRAGMAITLEPGVYLEGVGGVRLEDNYIITEDGAEIIEPYPFGLERA; encoded by the coding sequence ATGACAAGAACTGATTCCCCATCCGGCCCGGCCGCCCGCCTGGCCCGATTTCGCGCCGCGGTAAACGAACTGGGTGCCGCGGCCGCCGTCGTATCGGCGCCGCACCACATCGCGTATCTCACGGGTTATCTTCCCGGCAGATCTCCGGCGTTTCTCCTGGTGCGCGGCGCTGACGCGCCCCTGCTCGTCGCCGGGGCAAGCGGTGCGGGCGCCGTGCGCGACATCGAGACCGCCCTCTACGAGGACTATTCGATACACCGCGTGATTGACCGCCGCCGCGATGCCGCGCAAGCTCTCACCGAGGCGGCCGCGCGCTGCGGCCTTGCCGCGCAGGGGCTGATCGCGGTCGAAGTGCATGATCTGCCGGCGTTCGCCGAGACTGCGCTCGGCGGCCGGGAATGTGTTGACCTCACCTCGGTCTTGCGCGCGATGCGCGCGCGCAAGGACGCCGACGAGCAGGAGCGCATTCGCCGCAGCGTCGCCGTGACGAAGGCCGGCCACGCGGCGGCAAGGGCGGCGGCCGTCGCCGGTGCCAAAGAGATAGAGGTCTACGCCGCGATTCAGCGCGCGTGCGTTCTCCAGGCCGGCGAGCCGATTGCGTTTGACGGCGATTTCGTTTCCGGGGAAAGGGCCGTCGGCATCGGTGGACCCCCGACGGATCGCGCCATGCGCGACGGTGACCTGTTCATCTGTGACCTGTTCCCGACGGTGGCGGGCTACTGGGCCGACACGACGCGGACGTTCGCAGTCGGCGCCCCGAGCCCGGCCCAGCGCGAGCTGTACGACATCGTCCGCGGCGCCCTGGAGCGCGGCCGCGCGGCCATTCGTCCAGGCCTCCGCGCCTGCGACCTGTACCAGGAAGTGCGCGCCGCAATTGCCGAAGCCGGCCACGCCGAGCGGTTCCCTCACCACGCCGGCCACGGCATCGGCCTCGAACCCCACGAGTCGCCGTGGATCATCCCCGGCGATGACACCGAGCTGCGCGCCGGGATGGCGATCACCCTCGAGCCGGGCGTTTACCTGGAAGGCGTTGGCGGTGTGCGCTTGGAAGATAACTATATCATCACCGAGGACGGCGCGGAGATCATCGAGCCCTACCCGTTTGGCCTTGAGCGCGCCTGA